Part of the Aquamicrobium lusatiense genome is shown below.
GCGAGATGTAATTGTTCTCCACCATCTGGTCGATCACCCAGTTGCGGCGCTCTATGGCGCGCTCGGTGTGGCGGAACGGATGATAGTTGGCCGGGCCTTTGGGCAATGCCGCCAGATAAGCGGCATCTGCGGTGGTCAGTTCGTTCACAGACTTGTCGAAATAGGTGAGCGCCGCGCCCGCTATGCCATAGGCGCCGAGACCGAAGAAGATTTCGTTGAGGTAGAGTTCGAGGATGCGATCCTTGGAATAGGCTTCCTCGATACGGAACGACAGCACGGCTTCCTTGATCTTGCGGTCAAGGGTCTGCTCGTTGGTCAAAAGGAAGTTCTTGGCGACCTGCTGGGTAATGGTCGAGCCGCCCTGCATGGGACCGCCGGAGACATAACGAACCGCAGCGCGGCCGATGCCCTGAATGTCGATACCCGGATGATTGTAGAAATTCTTGTCTTCAGCCGAAAGGAAGGCAGCCTTCACACGATCCGGTATGGCCTGGATCGGCAGATACAGCCGGCGCTCATGCGCATATTCAGCCATCAGCGAACCATCGGAAGCATGAATGCGCGTCGTTACGGGCGGCTCATATCTGGCCAGCACTTCATAGTCGGGCAGATCCTTGGAAAGATTGCCGACATAGACAGCCACGCCCGCTGCCACGAGCAGGGCAACCGCTGTACCGATGCCGAAAAAATAGCCCAATAGACGAATCATGCCCGCTCCGTTCGAGACTTCATGGCCCTCCGGTACGACGCATCAGCGCGCACAAAAACCCGAAAAGTGCCAGGATCGGGAACCATTGTCGCCCTCATGTGGGTAAATTACGGCAGCGGGCAAACCCGATTCTCGAAGGCCCTCACAATATCGTACTGTGTTGTGCGCTTGCAACGCTGCCTTTGCCGTCCGGAGGCCCTCACCCGCCGGCTGCGGCCTTGGCCGAAGCAAAGGCGGATATGGCATTGATGATGCTGTTTGCGGCCTTGTCCCGCCATTCTGGGTTGATCAGTTGCGCCTCGTCTTCCGGATTGGACAGATAGCCAAGTTCGACCAGAACCGATGGCACATCGGGTGCGCGCAAAACCCTGAACCCGGCAAAACGGTGCGGGTTGTTGATCAGTCCAACCGTTGTGGACAGTTCTCCCACAAGCGTATTGGCAAAGCTCATCGAGAAGGAATGCGTCTCGCGACGGATCAGGTCGAACAGAATGTCGGCCACTTCCGGGCTGTCAACCTTCACCTCGACGCCACCAAGCTGGTCCGACAGGTTTTCGCGCTCCGCCAGCGCCTGCGCCTCGGCATCCGAAGCCTTGTCGGACACGGTATAGACGGTGGCGCCGCGGATGCCCTTGAGCCGGATCGTATCGGCATGAATTGAAATGAACAGATCGGCCTCATTCTGCCGCGCGATCCGCACCCGGTCATCCAGGCGCAGGAAAACGTCGCTGTCGCGTGTCAGGATGACATCGTATTTGTGCGTACTGGCAAGCTTCGCCTGCAGTTCGCGGGCAAACGCCAGCGTGATTTCCTTTTCCTGCGTACCGCTGACGCCCTCCGCTCCCCCGTCGATGCCGCCATGCCCCGGATCAAGAACCACGGTGAAGCGCTTGAGCGGATGGTTCGACCTGCGGTCGCCCTTGTCGCCGGCGACTGTCGAGGCCGTGGTCATCGCCTGCTCGGCCAGCGCCGCCTCAAACTCGCGGTCTGAAGCCGCCGAAATCTCGATGGCGATGCGGTAACCCTTACCGTCCTCGTTTTTGAGAACATCGAGCCGGTCCACCATGAACGGCCCTTTGCCGGAGATGAGCAGGCGGGATTTGCCATCCCCGGTGCTGCCGTAGCGCACACCGGCCACCAAACCCTTAGCCTTGAGATCGGAGGTCGCGATTCTCATGTTCGTCGACGGAAGATCGATGACAAGCCTGTGCGGCGCACGCAACAGGAACCAGTGCGGCTCCGGTTCGCCGTCGAAATTCATCACGATGCGCATTTTGGTGGCATCGCCGGCCATCCTGTATTCGCTGGCGGTAACGGTCTCACCGGCCAGCACGGATGAAGGCATCAGCGCCTGCAATCCGCAAAGCAGAACCATAAGAGCAAGAACGGCAAGCAGACGCCCGACGGCGCCGGCCGACTTGCGATTTTCGGTATGCGTCCCGATATAATGTCGCGTGGCTTCCATTGCGGCGGCTTGCCCGTTGTTGATCGTAACGCCGATACGACGCAATTCGATTAACGGTTCGTAGCCAAAGAAGGTTAACCAAGCCTTTGCGAACACGACATTGCGCGATGCAGTGTGTGTTTGCCGGCATCCGAAAACAGGGTTGCGTTCCACCTCGCCAAATCTTAAAAGCAGCGGTGGACTACCGCAATCTCGGAACCGTCCCCCTGCGATTCTGCCCGCCATGGAAAGTGGCCGGCATCGTCCTCGCGGGATAGATACGGTTCGCGGCTGGTCACAAAAAAGGTTTTCGCAGGCATGAACCCGTGGCGGGGAGTGGTCTGCGTTCATGAAAACGGCTCGGGTCTGCCCGGCCGGCTCTGATCAAGAGCAAACAAGCTGGTCCGGTTTCCCGGGCTTTGGTTCAAAAGGTCCAGTGGCTCACAATGCCCTCAAGCGCCAAAATGGAAAGTTCCGCATCACACCGCGCCACCATGGCAGCGGGCGGCTTTGCCATCGCGCTTCGGCGACAGGCCGCGGACATACAATTATCCGGCACCCTCAACCTTTTCAGACGGCAACGGCGGGCATGGCCCGGCTGGCCGGCACGGGTGGCTGCCGGGAGGAAACGCAGTAATGCCCAACAACAAAATGCTTATAGATGCCTCCCATCCGGAGGAGACCCGCGTCGTTGTCGTTCGCGGTAACCGTATTGAAGAATTTGATTTCGAATCCCAGGATAAAAAGCAGCTCAAAGGAAATATCTATCTCGCCAGGGTCACGCGGGTAGAACCTTCGCTTCAGGCCGCTTTCGTCGAATATGGCGGAAACCGCCATGGTTTCCTTGCTTTCTCTGAAATTCATCCGGACTACTATCAGATTCCTGTCGCCGACCGTCAGGCGCTTCTGGCCGCCGAGGCCGAAGATGCACAGGCCGAGCACGACGAAGAGAATTCGGGCGGTGAAAGCAACTCGGGTGGCGAGCACCGGGAGCGCGACCGCTCACGCCGCAATCGCCGTCGCGGCAGCAAGGCCCGCGACCATGGCGATGAGGCGGTTCACGCCGAAGGTGCAACGCAGGATGCCACCAGCGATGACGATGAATCGGACGACGCGGTAGCCGTCGCCGAGAACGCTTTTGAACCTGTGGAAAGCGCGGCTGACGAAAATCAGCCCGAAAGTGAAGATGCTCCGCAGGTCGAAAAGATAGCTGACGCTCAGGATCAGGCTGAAACGTCTGAAGCTTCGGAGACCGTCGAAGCCTCCGACGACGAGTCGGAAGATACAACGGAGACGGATGGCACGAAGCCCGGCTCCATGGCGGCCGCTTCCGAAGGAGACGTCATTTCCGAACCCGCGCCCGAGCAGAGCGTTTCGTCGGAAGATGAACAGAGCGCGCCTGCCGAGGGCGACAGCGACGCCTCTTCCGAAGGTGAGCAGGAAGAAGCCGGACGCGGCATAATCGAGGAAGTGTCTTCCTCGAATGGCGATGAGAACGAAGTCGAGTCGGTCGGTGCGGAAGATGCGCTTGAAGAAGCGCGCACCCGCCGCAAGCCGATGCGCCGCCAGTACAAGATTCAGGAAGTCATCAAGCGCCGCCAGATCCTGCTGGTGCAGGTGGTCAAGGAAGAGCGTGGCAACAAGGGCGCGGCCCTCACCACCTATCTGTCGCTGGCCGGCCGTTATTCGGTATTGATGCCAAACACCGCCCGTGGCGGCGGCATTTCGCGCAAGATCACCAATGCTCAGGACCGCAAGCGCCTCAAGGAGATCATGACCGATCTGGAGGTTCCGGAAGGCATGGGCGTCATTCTGCGCACGGCCGGCGAAAGCCGCACCAAGGCCGAGATCAAGCGCGATTACGAATATCTGATGCGGATGTGGGAAAACGTCCGCAATCTGACGCTCCAGTCGACGGCCCCTGCCCTCGTTTACGAGGAAGGCTCGCTCATCAAGCGTTCGGTGCGTGATCTTTACAACAAGGATATCAACGAAGTTCTGGTCGCCGGCGAGGAAGGCTATCGCGAGGCGAAGGACTTCATGCGCATGCTGATGCCGAGCCACGCCAAGGTGGTCCAGCCCTATCGCGACACCACGCCGATCTTCGTGCGCTCCGGCATCGAGGGGCAGCTCGACCGCATGGTGCAGCCGCAGGTGACGCTTAAGAGCGGTGGCTATCTCATCATCAACCAGACCGAAGCACTGGTTGCCATTGACGTGAACTCGGGCCGCTCGACCAAGGAGCATTCCATCGAAGAAACGGCGCTGCACACCAATCTGGAAGCGGCCGAGGAAGTGGCTCGCCAGTTGCGCCTGCGCGACCTTGCCGGTCTGATCGTGATCGATTTCATCGACATGGAGGAGAGCCGCAACAACCGCACGGTTGAAAAGCGGCTCAAGGAGCACCTCAAGAACGATCGCGCCCGCATCCAGGTCGGCCGTATTTCGCATTTCGGCCTGCTTGAAATGTCGCGCCAGCGCATCCGCGCAAGCGTTCTGGAATCGACCATGAAGCCATGCCCGCATTGCGGCGGCACCGGCCATGTGCGTTCTGATTCCTCCGTCGCGCTGATGGTCGTGAGGGCCATCGAGGAGTTCCTGCTGAAGGATGCACGCAACCACATCACCGTGCGCACGCCCGCTGCAACGGCACTTTATGTGCTCAATCACAAGCGCAGCACGCTGATCGATCTGGAAAAGCGCTTTGGCGTGACGATCACTGTCGAGGCGGACGAAAGCACTGCATCGCAGCACTATGTCATCACCCGTGGTGCCGTCGCCGAGAAGCCGGAAGGCTTCGTGGAGATCCATACCCAGACCGGATTTGCCACCGAAGAAGATCCTGAAGACGACATCATTGTCGATGAGGACGAAGCGGAAGCCGAAGAGGCAACTTCAGCTCAGGGTGAAGAAACCCAGTCCGACAACCATCGTGACCGCAAGCGCCGCAAGCGCCGCCGCAGGCGGGGTGGCAAGGATCGTGACGGTGATGAGCAGGCCCATACAGCCGGTTCCGACGCTGTAACCGACGCCGCAGAAGGCGATGCCACCGACGGCGATGCCGATGATGAAAACGCAGCTTCCGACGGCAATGCAGAAACGGTGAAAGCCGACGATGGTCAGCCGAGAAAGCGCCGTCGTGGCAAGCGTGGTGGTCGTCGCAGCCGCAACGGCGAGGAAGATGGCGCCGAGATCGTCGCTTCCGGGGACGAAACAGCAGAAGGCAGCGACGCAACGGCATCTGCCGACCAAGCTGAAGCTTCTGAACAGCCCGCCACCGAGGCCGAGGTTCCCGCTGCAGCCGAAGTGTCGGTTGTCGCGGAGACCGTCGAGGCCGCGGCGGATGCGGATGAAGCTGTGGTTGCCGGGCAGCCTGAGGCTGCGGCGGCAGAACCCGAAGCCGTTGCCACAGAGCCTGCTGAGAAGCCGAAGCGTGCGCGCCGCGCGCCGCGTGCCAAAAAGCCCAAGGCTGATGAAGTTGCGGCGGAATCTCCCGCTCAGGCCTCTGCGCCTGTTGAGGAGGCAAAAGCCGGGCCTTCAGCCGAGACTGCTTCCTCCGTCGCTGCGGAAGAAACGGCACCTGCGCCTCAGGACACTCAGTCCAATGGCGCGGCTGATCAGGAAGCTTCTGCCGAGGCAAAGGCGCCCGCCAAACCGACGCGTACCCGCCGCAAGCCTGCCGCAACGGCGGAAGCACCTGCCGCTCCGGTTGTGTCTTCGGTGGTGCCCGAAACCGATCAGGCCGCTTCCCCGGCCGAGGAGAAGCCTAAGCGTGCCGGCTGGTGGCAGCGCAAGAGCTTCTTCTAAACCAATCTGCCCGGTGCCGATCGCGGCTTCGGGCAGGCTTGCGGAAAACGAATTCCGCCTGCAACAGATTGGTAAAAAGCCCGGCTGCGAAAGCAGCCGGGCTTTTTTGTAGCGGCTCAAGGCAGGAGGAGATCAGGCTCCGAACACGGACCAGTTCATCGCCCGCGCCAGTTTCTCCAGCGCCAGCGTGCCCAGTTGCGAGTTGCCGTGCGCATTGAGCCCCGGAGACCAGACGGCGACGGAGCCGACGCCCGGCACCGCGCCCAGAATGCCGCCGCCGACACCGCTTTTGGCCGGAATGCCAACCCGGAAGGCAAAATCGCCTGAACCGTCATAATGGCCACAGGTCAGCATCAGGGCGCTGATGCGCCGCGCCCTTTCGGCCGAGACGACAGAATGCCCGCCGGCCGCCCTGCCCTTATCAGCCAGAAAGCGCCCGGCCAGCGCAAGCTGGCGGCAATTCATGGCAATCGCGCAATGGTGAAAATAGACGCCGAGAGCCAGCTCGGGTTCATGAAGGAGATTGTCAAAAGATTTCATGTAGTTCGCCAGCGCGAAATTGCGAAATCCCGTGGCACGCTCGGAGGCTGCCACCTGATGATCGATGACAATCCCGTCATCATCGGCAAGGAACTGCACGAAGCGCAGGATTTCGCCGATCGCCTCGCGCGGCTGGTGGCCCGCCAGAAGCATATCCGCCACCACGATGGCGCCGGCGTTGATGAAGGGATTCCGCGGAACGCCGGCTTCGTGCTCAAGCTGGACAATCGAGTTGAACGGATTGCCGGAAGGCTCGCGCCCGACCCTGCGCCATATCGCGTCGCCCACCTTCCCGAGCGCCAGCGTCAGCGTGAAAACCTTCGAGACGCTCTGGATGGAAAAGCTTTCATCCGCGTCTCCCGCCGTCAGCACCCGGCCGTCGACAAGTGCCACGGCAATCCCGAATTTGCCTGGGTCTACCCTCGCCAGTTGGGGTATGTAGCCGGCAACAGCGCCGCGATCCGTCCTTGCCAGCATCTCAACGGTAATTTCATCGAGAACAGCCTGCAGATCCGGCACGCTCACCTCCCCTTATTTCAGCCAGCGCTCAAGACGCGCCAGAGCCTCCACCATATCGCGGTTGCTCCCGGCATAGGAAAAACGCATGTAGCGATGGCCCTGCCTCGTGTCGAAGTCCCGCCCCGGTGTAGCCGCGACATGGGCTTCCGCCAGCATCCGGCGGGCAAATTCCATGCTGTCGTTCGTATGCCGTCTGACATCGCAATAGGCATAGAAGGCGCCGTCCATCGGGGCGGCCAGCGGAAAGCCGAGTTCGGGCAGCCGCTGCATCAGCAAATCGCGGTTCTGTGCATAGCGCGCCTTCACTGCCTCCAGTTCCCCGGTCGCCGAGAAGGCCTCGATGGCCGCGACCTGCGACAGTTCCGGCGCGGAGATGTAAAGGCTCTGCGCGATGCGCTCCACCGGGCGCACAAGTTCCTGCGGCAACACCATCCAGCCGATCCGCCACCCGGTCATGCAATAATATTTGGAGAAGGAGTTGATGACGATCACGTCGTCGCCATAGGCAAGCGCCGTGGTGTCCGGCGCGCCATAGGTCAGCCGGTGGTAGATCTCGTCGGAAATGACGGTGATGCCGAGTTCGCGCGCGGCAGCTCTCAGTTCGGCAAGGTCCGGCTCCGAAATGACCGAACCCGTGGGGTTGGCCGGGCTTGCAAAGAGAACGCCCTTCAGCGGCTTGTCGGCGTGGGCGGCGCGCAGATGCGCAGCATCGAGATAGGGCGCGCCATCCAGCTCGATCTCGACCACCTCGATGCCGAGCGCGGCCATGATGTTGCGATAGGCCGGGTAGCCCGGCGCCGCGATGGCAACGCGATCGCCTGCGTCGAACATGGCAAGAAAAGCCAGATTGAAGGCGGCAGAAGATCCGGTCGTCACCGCGATACGGTCGGGCGAGACCTCGACTTTGTAGTTCTCCGCATAATGGCGCGCGATGGCTTCGCGCAGGCTCATCAGCCCCAGAGCATCCGTGTAGCCGATCCGCCCGCGCTCAAGCGCCTCGGAAGCGGCGCGCCGGACTGCGAGCGGTGCGGGATCGCTGGGCTGGCCGACCGCCATCGATATGACATCGATTCCCTGCGCGATCAGCCGGTTTGCGCCGGCCAGCACATCCATTGCATGGAAAGGCTCGACATCTCCGCGACGTGACGACGACACACCCATTTGCACCAATCCTCGTTCCGGTCCCGCATTTCAAACAGTGCAGGCGCCGCACAATTGCCCTATTGCTGTGGGGATCACAAGTTCATGAACTTTACGCCAGCGCCTTTTCATCGCACGAAGGCTCAGCTACGAGTGGAGCGGAAATGATGAACCTGCCCATAAATGTCCGGCCTGCGATCCAGGCTGGCAAGGCGCTGGCCAAACTGTCGCTCGGTCTTGCTTTGCTGGCCTCCACCTGTGCGCAAAGTTTCGCGCAGGGCGTTCCCGTCGTTCGCGACGCGGAGATCGAGGCTCTAGTCCGCGATTACTCCCGCCCGATCTTCAACGCCGCCGGTCTGTCGAAGGCCGGTATCCAGATCGTTCTGGTCAACGACAAGAGTTTCAACGCCTTCGTTGCCGGCCGCCGCATGTTCATCAACACCGGCGCGCTGATGCAGTCCGAAACACCCAACGAAATCATCGGCGTGATCGCCCATGAGGCCGGGCATCTGGCCGGCGGGCATCAGCAGAGGCTGCGCGATCAGCTGGAGCGGGCCAAGACCATGGCCATCATCGCCAGCCTGCTTGGTGCCGGTGCGATCGTGGCCGGTGGAGCCTCCGACAATCGCGGCCTTGCCGGAGCGGGAATCGGCCTTGCCACGGGCGGCGGCGAGGTGGCGCGTCGAAGCCTGCTTTCCTACCAGCGTGGCGAGGAAATGGCGGCCGATCGCTCCGCCATCACCTATCTCGACAAGACCGGCCAGTCCGGAAAAGGCATGCTCAGAACCTTCCAGCGGTTCCAGAGCGCGCTGTCTCTTTCCGGCGCCAAGGTCGATCCCTATCGGGTCAGCCACCCCATGCCGCAGGACCGCATATCCAACCTTCAGACGCTGATCGAAAAAAGCCCGCATTACGGAAAGGCCGATTCAGAAGCGCTGCAGCAGCGCCACGATATGGCGCGCTTCAAGATCGCCGCCTATACGGACGGTCAGGCAGCGGCCTCGCGCATGATCGCCAAGAGCCCCGGCACGCTCGCCGCGAAATATGGCGACGCCCAGATCACCTATCTTTACGGCAATCTGCGTTCGGCCCAGAGCAAGGCGGATGCGCTGGCCAAGGCCCAGCCCTCCAACCCGTATTTTCAGGAGCTGCGTGGCGACATTCTGATGAAGGCGGGCAAGCCGAAGGAAGCCGCGGCCGCCTATGGAAAGGCGATCCAGCTCGACAAAGCGAAATCCGGCCTGCTGCCGGTGATGCAGGGGCAGGCCCTTCTCGCCATCGGTACGCCGGAAGCGATCAAACAGGCGGTTGGCCTCATCAACAAGGGGCTTGAACGCGACCGCGAAAACATCTCCGCCTATCGTTACCTTGCGCAGGCGAAGGGCCTGCTTGGAAATGTCGGCGAGGCCGAACTTGCCACCGCCGAAGGCTACTATTACTCGGGGGGCTACCGGGATGCAGCTATCTTCGCAGCCAGAGCCCAAACCCGCCTGAAGCCCAATTCTCCTGCCTGGACGCGGGCGCAGGACATCATCAATCAGGGCAAATCCGCCCGCAAGTAAGAGCCAGATCGCGCAACGCCGTGCTCGGGAAAAGGTTAGCAACGATGAAGAAGACATTTCTGGCCAGCGCCACGGCATTGGGTCTCGCACTGGTGGCAACCGGCTATATCGCCGGCAGCGGCAATCTTCGGGTGGTGACACCCGCGCAGGCACAAGAGCCCGACCGCGCCGCGATCGAAACCATCGTGCGCGAATATCTTCTGGCAAACCCGGAAATTCTTCTGGAAATGCAGGATTCTCTGGAGACGAAGCAGCAGGAGCAGCAGCGCGTCGCCAGCCTCGAAACCATCAAGCAGAACAAGGACGCGATCTTCAATTCCAGCTTTGACGGCGTGGTCGGCAATCCTGACGGCAAGATCACCATCGTCGAATTCTACGACTACAACTGCGGCTACTGCAAACGCGCCATGGACGACATGGACGCCCTCACCAAAGATGATCCGGATCTGCGCTTCGTGCTCAAGGAATTCCCGATCCTGAGCGCCAATTCGCAAAAAGCCAGCATCGTCTCCATGGCCTTCCATCTGTTGCAGCCCGAGAAATATGGCGAATTCCATCGCGCATTGATGGCGGTAGAAGGCGGGGCCAGTGAGGAGGCTGCGATCAGGATCGCCGTTTCGCTTGGAGCCACCGAAGCGGAGCTGCGCGAGAAGATGAAGGATCCGTCCATTCCGCAGGCGCTCTCGGCCACGTATGAACTGGCAAACAAGCTTTCGATCACGGGCACCCCATCCTACGTCATAGGTGACGAAGTGGTGTTCGGCGCGCTTGGCAAAGAGGTGCTTGCCGAGAAAATTGCCGACGCGAAAAAAGCTCTCTGACACAGAATCGGCTTAATTGGTGGGTGGAGCCTGTTGTGGACAGGCAAAGAACCCGCTTGCGCTCTTTTCGCACCGGGTTAAGCGCTTTATAGAGGGTCCGGCGGGGGTGATCGGCTTCCGTCGCGGAACAAGGTCGGCATATTGAAAACTGTTTTCGTTCTGAACGGTCCCAATCTCAACATGCTCGGAAAGCGGGAGCCGTCCATCTATGGGACGCAGACGCTTGAGGGCATTGCCGACCAGTGCCGTGAGGCGGGCCGCGCGCTCGGCCTTGAAGTGGATTTCCGCCAGACCAATCATGAGGGTGTTCTGGTCGACTGGATTCACGAAGCCGCCGACAAGGCGGCGGGCATCGTCATCAACGCCGCTGCCTATACCCACACGTCGATTGCACTCCTCGATGCGGTCAAGGCTGTTCAGCCGCTGCCGGTCGTAGAGGTTCACCTTTCCAACATACACGCCCGTGAAGCGTTCAGGCACGTCTCGATGATCGCGCCGAATGCGGTGGGAATGATCTGCGGCTTCGGCCCGCTCGGCTACACGCTGGCGCTGCAGGCGCTCGTCGCGCGCCTGTGACCAGCACTCAACAAGAAGGCTCGACCATGACAAACAAGAAAACCGGTGTTGACCAGCAACTGATCCGTGATCTGGCAGGTATTCTGAACGACACCAACCTGACCGAAATCGAGGTCGAGAACGAAGATTTCAAGGTGCGTATCTCGCGGCAGGCGCCGACGGTTCACGCAGTTGCGCCGGCCTATGCGCCGGCACCTGCCGCGGTCGCTGCACCGGCAGCGCCTGCCGCAGCAGCTGCGCCCGCCGCTCCCGATCTTTCCAAGAACGCCGTGCCCTCGCCCATGGTCGGAACCGCCTATCTGGCCCCTGCCCCCGGCGCCAAGGCGTTCGTCGAGGTCGGCCAGAAGGTGAGCGAAGGCCAGACCCTGCTCATCATCGAGGCGATGAAGACGATGAACCAGATCCCGGCGCCCCGCGCCGGCACCGTCACCGCCATCCTGATCGAGGACGCGCAGCCGGTCGAGTTCGGCCAGCCGCTGGTTGTGGTCGAGTAGGCCGGTGGGCATGTTTCAGAAGGTTCTCATAGCCAACCGCGGCGAGATCGCGCTGCGCGTTCTGCGGGCATGCAAGGAACTCGGCATCCAGACCGTCGTGGTTCACTCCACCGCCGACACAGACGCCATGCATGTGCGCCTTGCCGACGAAGCCGTCTGCATCGGCCCGCCGCCATCCCGCGACAGCTACCTCAACATTCACCAGATCGTCGCCGCCTGTGAAATCACCGGCGCCGATGCCGTGCATCCGGGATACGGCTTCCTGTCGGAGAATGCCAAGTTCGCCGACATTCTGGCCGCACACAACATCACCTTCATCGGCCCCTCCGGCGACCACATTCGCATGATGGGCGACAAGATCGAGGCCAAGCGCACCGCAAAGCGCCTCGGCATTCCGGTGGTTCCGGGCTCTGACGGCGCGGTCACGGAAGAAAGCGAAGCACGGCGCATCGCCGGCGAGATCGGCTATCCGGTCATCATCAAGGCTTCGGCCGGCGGTGGCGGTCGCGGCATGAAGGTGGCGCGCTCGGAAGCCGAACTGGAAGTAGCACTTGCCACGGCACGCTCTGAAGCGGGTGCTGCTTTCGGCGACGACGCGGTCTATATCGAGAAATATCTCGAAAAGCCCCGGCATATCGAGCTTCAGGTGTTCGGCGACGGCGCCGGCAAGGGCGTGCATTTCGGCGAGCGCGACTGTTCGTTGCAGCGCCGCCACCAGAAGGTGTGGGAAGAAGCTCTTTCCCCTGCCCTCAATGAGGCCGAGCGTGAGCGCATCGGTACGATCTGCGCCAATGCCGTGGCCGAGCTTGGCTATTCGGGCGCCGGCACGATCGAGTTCCTCTATGAGAACGGCGAGTTCTATTTCAT
Proteins encoded:
- the accC gene encoding acetyl-CoA carboxylase biotin carboxylase subunit, which gives rise to MFQKVLIANRGEIALRVLRACKELGIQTVVVHSTADTDAMHVRLADEAVCIGPPPSRDSYLNIHQIVAACEITGADAVHPGYGFLSENAKFADILAAHNITFIGPSGDHIRMMGDKIEAKRTAKRLGIPVVPGSDGAVTEESEARRIAGEIGYPVIIKASAGGGGRGMKVARSEAELEVALATARSEAGAAFGDDAVYIEKYLEKPRHIELQVFGDGAGKGVHFGERDCSLQRRHQKVWEEALSPALNEAERERIGTICANAVAELGYSGAGTIEFLYENGEFYFIEMNTRLQVEHPITEAITGVDLVHEQIRVASGGGLSVTQKDIRFQGHAIECRINAEDPRTFMPSPGTITHFHTPGGLGIRVDSGVYSGYRIPPYYDSLIGKLIVHGRNRVECMMRLRRALDEFVVDGINTTLPLFRDLVGNHDIADGNYDIHWLEKYLAKGE
- the accB gene encoding acetyl-CoA carboxylase biotin carboxyl carrier protein; the protein is MTNKKTGVDQQLIRDLAGILNDTNLTEIEVENEDFKVRISRQAPTVHAVAPAYAPAPAAVAAPAAPAAAAAPAAPDLSKNAVPSPMVGTAYLAPAPGAKAFVEVGQKVSEGQTLLIIEAMKTMNQIPAPRAGTVTAILIEDAQPVEFGQPLVVVE